TTGGTGATGGTGCAAAGGTAAGGAATTTTTACGTTTTGCAAAAGGCGGGTGGCTAGTTCACGGTCTTTAGTCCGAGTTTTGGGAGAAAAGTGTCGTCATTGCGAGAAGGCTTTTTCAGCCGACGAAGCAATCTTACAACGATCGCTAGTGGCGTGCGATTTAAGATTATTCATTCTTGCTAGTGTTTTTATTGGTATTCATGACCTCTCTATGTTCGGTTGGCTTCGTGCCTCGCAATCGCAGAGCCTCTGGGTTCTTCACTGCACTCAAAACGATAACAATACAGTTATCGATAAAGTATAGATTTTATCTATATCAATTTTTATTTGCATTAGAAATTTAATCGCATATATTTACAAAAAACTTTAGGGGTGCCTACGTGCTGAGAAATACCCTTTGAACCTGATGCAGTTAGTACTGCCGAAGGGAAAAGTGAAAGCAATTTAACATTGCTGTCTTTTCGATCTCCATTTTGGGGCAATCTCTATAGTTTTTCCAATTTTTTAAAATATGGAAGTAACTATAAACAATCAAAACTATCTGCTCAACGAGGCTTGTTCCATCGAACAGATGCTTACTGCTGTCATTTCAACGGAAACAAATGGCCTTGCCATTGCCGTAAACCAAACCATTATTCCCAAATCAGACTGGGCAACCCATGTATTAAAGCCAGCCGATCAGGTTATACTTATAAAAGCCACTCAAGGCGGATAAAAACAGCTACTCATATGAAACAAGAAAAAACACCGAACCAAGAAGTAATCAGCCGCAGTCCTTTTCCGGCCTCACGCAAAATTTTTGTATCTGGAAAAATCCACGATATCCAGGTGGCCATGCGCGAAATCAGTTTAACGGAAACCAAAATCCACAATGGCTTTGGCTTAACCGAACCTAATCCGCCTGTAACCGTTTACGATACCAGCGGACCATATACCGATCCTAATGTTGTGATCGACGTAAAAAAAGGCTTGCCCCGAATCAGAGAGCAATGGATAAAAGACAGACTTGACGTAGAAGAGCTCCCTCAATTATCTTCTGCTTACGGACAACAGCGCCTGGCCGATGAGAAGCTTGATGCTTTACGCTTTAATTTCATCAACAAACCCTACAAAGCGCAGGCTGGCGCCAATGTATCTCAAATGCATTATGCAAAAAAAGGCATCATTACAGCCGAAATGGAATACATCGCCATTAGGGAAAACCAACAGATCGAACTACTCAACGCACAATTGGGCGAGCAGCACGATGTAATGAACCACCAGCACCAGGGCAATAGCTTTGGCGCAAATACCCCTAAAGGCTACATTACACCCGAATTTGTAAGGGCAGAGGTAGCGGCCGGTAGGGCAGTAATCCC
The nucleotide sequence above comes from Pedobacter riviphilus. Encoded proteins:
- the thiS gene encoding sulfur carrier protein ThiS, which gives rise to MEVTINNQNYLLNEACSIEQMLTAVISTETNGLAIAVNQTIIPKSDWATHVLKPADQVILIKATQGG